In a genomic window of Bradyrhizobium sp. LLZ17:
- a CDS encoding cytidylyltransferase domain-containing protein produces MKTLAIIPARGGSKRLPGKNTKSFLGVPLIAWSIRFAQRQQRFDTIIVSTDSEAIADASRAEGIDVSYLRPVDLASDTASSAAVVLDVLARERQSGNSFDLVALLQPTSPVREPSRWSDAFAHIDTGAADAVIGVTPANPHPNHAFHWEEGGKLRPFADGKQIILRSQDLPPVVHVAGNMYLIRSTVLEAQGSFFPPRTVGVLCDQPCEAVDIDTEADWVAAEALAKHHGKSP; encoded by the coding sequence GTGAAGACGCTGGCTATCATTCCGGCTCGCGGTGGTTCGAAACGCTTGCCGGGCAAGAACACGAAAAGCTTTCTCGGCGTTCCCTTGATTGCCTGGTCGATCCGCTTTGCCCAAAGGCAGCAGCGGTTCGACACGATTATCGTCTCCACCGACTCTGAAGCGATCGCTGATGCCAGCCGGGCCGAAGGGATCGACGTGTCATACCTGCGGCCGGTGGATCTTGCATCCGACACCGCGAGTTCGGCGGCGGTCGTGCTCGACGTCTTGGCGCGGGAGCGGCAGAGCGGAAACAGCTTCGATCTGGTCGCGTTGCTGCAGCCGACCTCGCCGGTCCGCGAGCCGTCACGCTGGAGTGATGCTTTCGCCCATATCGATACCGGCGCCGCCGATGCCGTGATCGGCGTCACGCCGGCCAATCCCCATCCGAATCATGCTTTCCATTGGGAGGAGGGCGGCAAATTGCGACCCTTCGCCGATGGGAAGCAAATCATCTTGCGGTCGCAGGACCTTCCGCCTGTGGTCCATGTCGCCGGCAACATGTACCTAATCCGCTCGACTGTGCTAGAAGCGCAGGGAAGTTTTTTTCCTCCTCGCACTGTCGGGGTTCTCTGCGACCAGCCTTGCGAGGCGGTCGATATCGATACCGAGGCAGACTGGGTTGCCGCCGAGGCCCTGGCAAAACATCACGGCAAATCGCCATGA
- the neuB gene encoding N-acetylneuraminate synthase, with the protein MKTFIIAEAGVNHNGDEKMALKLVEAAAKSGADAVKFQTFSADKLARKGAEKAEYQKQATGDGDQHGMLKTLEMSQSLHQRLFARCTELGIEFMSTAFDDESLDFLVALGIKRIKVPSGEITNAPLLRHMASKGLPLIVSTGMAELDEVVAAIGIIRTERENRGFAEPLSDIVTILHCTSNYPAESADVNLRAMNTMARTTGLPVGYSDHTLGLAVSTGAVALGARVIEKHFTLDSELPGPDHRASLEPDQLAALVWQIRDIEQALGSDIKAPTSSELPVRDLVRRSVTAVRAINAGVAIAREDLALMRPGTGIPPVNLENVIGRKSARAIAAGETLVWSDLA; encoded by the coding sequence ATGAAAACCTTCATCATCGCCGAGGCCGGCGTCAATCATAACGGCGACGAAAAAATGGCCCTGAAACTGGTCGAAGCCGCCGCCAAAAGCGGTGCCGATGCTGTCAAGTTCCAGACGTTTTCTGCCGACAAGCTGGCGCGTAAGGGCGCCGAAAAGGCCGAGTATCAGAAACAAGCCACCGGCGATGGCGACCAGCACGGCATGCTCAAGACTCTTGAAATGTCCCAGAGTCTACATCAGCGCCTTTTCGCACGTTGCACCGAACTCGGTATCGAGTTCATGTCCACGGCGTTCGATGACGAGTCGCTCGATTTTCTGGTCGCTCTCGGCATCAAGCGCATCAAAGTCCCTTCAGGCGAAATCACCAACGCGCCGCTGCTCCGGCACATGGCGTCTAAGGGGTTGCCGCTGATCGTTTCAACCGGGATGGCCGAGCTTGACGAAGTCGTCGCCGCCATCGGAATTATCCGCACGGAGCGGGAAAACCGTGGTTTCGCCGAGCCATTGAGCGACATCGTCACCATTCTTCATTGCACCTCGAACTATCCGGCAGAAAGCGCAGACGTCAATCTGCGGGCCATGAACACCATGGCGCGAACCACCGGCCTGCCGGTGGGCTACTCCGACCACACGTTGGGTCTGGCGGTCTCGACCGGCGCTGTCGCTCTGGGCGCAAGAGTGATCGAAAAGCATTTTACCCTTGATTCCGAGTTGCCGGGACCAGACCACAGGGCCTCCCTCGAACCCGATCAGCTTGCGGCATTGGTGTGGCAGATCCGCGATATCGAGCAAGCGCTGGGTTCCGATATCAAGGCTCCGACCTCCTCCGAATTGCCGGTGCGCGACCTGGTGCGGCGCAGCGTCACCGCGGTTCGTGCGATCAATGCGGGCGTCGCAATTGCGCGAGAAGACCTCGCCCTGATGCGCCCGGGGACCGGGATCCCGCCGGTCAACCTAGAGAATGTGATCGGCAGGAAATCGGCGCGCGCCATCGCCGCGGGCGAGACGCTGGTCTGGTCGGACCTCGCATGA
- the neuC gene encoding UDP-N-acetylglucosamine 2-epimerase, whose translation MRPRRVCYISGARADFGLMQSTLQRIHESDAFELSIVVTGMHLLAEHGFTLRYIEEAGLPIAARIAVKEGPPSGALMASNIGRMLMGFVDALEAIQPDVVLVLGDRGEMLAGALAAIHLNIPVAHIHGGERSGTVDEPVRHAISKLAHFHFVATDESRERLVRMGEVADRVSVVGAPGLDDLAYISLASRDDLCRRIGFDPRGLIGLFIYHPVLQETALSEEYAKRVVDAMLAKGLQVIALRPNSDAGSAGVKWMLEARAAAGEIHLATNLPREEFLSWLAATDLMAGNSSAGIIEAASFGTPVINVGSRQNLRQRNPNVFDCSTDRSDLDRAIETALSSSRGDGTNVYGDGRAGERIVNLLAGIDLAGASLAKTNVY comes from the coding sequence ATGAGACCGCGCAGAGTGTGCTACATCTCGGGTGCCCGCGCGGATTTCGGCCTGATGCAGTCGACCCTGCAACGAATCCACGAGTCAGATGCATTTGAACTCTCAATTGTCGTCACCGGTATGCACCTCCTAGCGGAGCATGGCTTCACCCTTAGGTATATCGAGGAGGCAGGCCTGCCGATCGCGGCCCGTATAGCGGTCAAGGAAGGGCCGCCATCCGGCGCGCTGATGGCCAGCAATATAGGACGTATGCTCATGGGGTTCGTCGATGCACTAGAGGCGATCCAGCCGGACGTCGTTCTCGTGCTGGGCGACCGCGGCGAAATGTTGGCCGGCGCACTGGCCGCGATCCATCTCAACATTCCGGTCGCGCATATCCATGGCGGGGAGCGGTCCGGCACTGTTGACGAGCCGGTGCGGCACGCCATCTCGAAGCTTGCCCATTTTCATTTCGTGGCCACTGACGAAAGCAGGGAGCGGCTGGTTCGCATGGGCGAGGTGGCCGATCGCGTGTCGGTCGTCGGGGCGCCTGGATTGGACGACCTCGCCTATATCTCGCTGGCGAGCCGTGATGACCTCTGCCGGCGGATTGGTTTCGATCCGCGAGGGCTGATCGGCCTTTTCATCTACCACCCGGTGCTGCAGGAGACGGCGCTGTCCGAGGAGTACGCCAAGCGCGTTGTCGATGCGATGCTGGCCAAAGGCCTTCAGGTCATCGCGCTAAGACCCAATTCGGATGCGGGAAGCGCGGGGGTGAAGTGGATGCTGGAGGCGCGCGCCGCCGCAGGCGAGATTCATCTCGCGACCAATCTGCCCAGGGAGGAGTTCCTGTCATGGTTGGCCGCGACGGATCTAATGGCGGGCAACTCGAGCGCCGGCATCATCGAGGCCGCGAGTTTTGGCACGCCGGTTATTAATGTCGGATCACGGCAGAATTTGCGTCAACGCAACCCCAATGTCTTCGACTGCTCCACCGATCGCAGCGATCTGGATCGTGCAATCGAGACCGCGCTTTCATCATCGCGGGGCGACGGGACCAATGTCTATGGCGACGGCCGGGCCGGCGAACGTATAGTCAATCTACTCGCCGGAATCGATCTTGCCGGCGCTTCTTTGGCGAAGACCAATGTCTATTGA
- a CDS encoding acetyltransferase produces MSIERYLLLGAGGHGMVVLDALQSCGPQIDICVVDESVDLIGKRVLGTIVERFDPTVKRTEQRFHVSIGGNAVRARIFEALKVLGGLPSTIVHPIATIARSAVIADGTFVAARAIIAPAATIGEGVIVNHGAIVDHECVVHNHCHIAPGATLAGNVRLGSRVLIGAGANILPGITIGDDATIGAGAVVTVDVPPGMTYAGVPARKIR; encoded by the coding sequence ATGTCTATTGAGCGGTATCTTCTGCTCGGCGCGGGTGGCCACGGTATGGTGGTGCTGGATGCGCTTCAGTCGTGCGGACCACAGATTGACATCTGCGTAGTCGACGAATCCGTCGACCTGATAGGCAAGAGGGTGCTGGGAACGATCGTGGAGCGTTTCGATCCGACCGTGAAGAGGACTGAGCAGCGTTTTCATGTGTCGATCGGTGGCAACGCCGTCCGGGCCAGAATATTCGAAGCGCTGAAGGTGCTCGGCGGATTACCGTCGACAATTGTCCATCCGATCGCGACGATCGCTCGAAGCGCCGTCATCGCAGACGGTACGTTCGTGGCCGCCCGGGCCATCATTGCACCAGCAGCAACGATCGGTGAAGGGGTGATAGTCAACCATGGTGCGATCGTTGATCATGAATGCGTGGTTCACAATCACTGCCATATTGCGCCAGGTGCAACACTGGCCGGCAATGTGCGGCTCGGATCGCGGGTTCTCATTGGCGCGGGAGCGAATATACTTCCGGGCATCACGATTGGCGACGACGCGACAATTGGCGCGGGTGCCGTCGTCACTGTCGATGTTCCACCTGGAATGACCTATGCGGGCGTGCCAGCCCGCAAGATCCGCTGA
- a CDS encoding aminotransferase class I/II-fold pyridoxal phosphate-dependent enzyme: MDISRICITRQSTLREALDMLDRSGLGVLLLVEGDRQFERTVTDGDLRRLLLDGASLDQTLASVSERRSIVVPENRTRRDALGLMQKHTIDHLPVVDASGRVVDLIERRGIDEQILLSTPHMGDAERNFVEEAFRTNWIAPLGPNVDAFEAELAELVGANSAVALSSGTAAIHLALVLLGVGSGDCVFCSSLTFAASVNPIVYQNAEPVLIDSEPNSWNMSPIALERALESARKNGRLPKVVIVVNLYGQSADMEPLLALCDRYGVPMLEDAAESLGAKYRGRHSGTFGRIGVYSFNGNKIITTSGGGMLVTSEKELADRARFLATQARDPAPHYQHSVIGYNYRMSNILAGVGRGQLKVLEERVQARRNIFRRYAEAFSNESWIQLMPEPEWSLSTHWISAACLVPDSRITGQLLVRHLSDEFIEARPVWKPMHLQPVFAHCPYFSHGNSSVSDDIFERGICLPSGSNLTMEQVDRVADAVLKIGRRLA, from the coding sequence ATGGATATTTCGAGAATCTGCATCACACGCCAGTCCACCCTGCGCGAAGCGCTCGACATGCTTGATCGCAGCGGTCTCGGCGTTCTGCTCCTAGTCGAGGGCGACCGCCAGTTCGAGCGGACGGTGACGGATGGCGATCTGCGTAGGCTACTGCTCGATGGCGCGTCGCTCGACCAGACTCTCGCGAGTGTATCGGAGCGCCGCTCGATCGTCGTGCCGGAAAACCGGACCAGACGAGATGCCCTCGGATTGATGCAGAAACACACGATCGATCATCTTCCAGTGGTCGATGCTTCGGGCCGGGTCGTCGATCTCATAGAACGCCGCGGCATCGACGAACAGATACTGCTCTCGACCCCGCACATGGGAGATGCCGAGCGAAATTTCGTGGAAGAGGCGTTCCGTACAAATTGGATTGCTCCTCTAGGTCCGAACGTTGACGCCTTTGAAGCCGAGCTTGCAGAGTTAGTGGGGGCGAATAGCGCTGTTGCGCTGAGTTCAGGCACCGCCGCGATCCATTTGGCCCTAGTGCTCTTGGGCGTTGGTTCAGGCGATTGTGTATTCTGTTCTTCGCTAACTTTTGCGGCGAGTGTAAATCCAATTGTTTATCAGAACGCCGAGCCCGTACTGATCGATTCCGAACCAAACAGTTGGAACATGTCTCCGATCGCGCTTGAACGAGCGCTGGAGAGTGCGCGCAAGAATGGACGCCTGCCAAAGGTAGTCATAGTGGTCAATCTATACGGCCAGAGCGCAGATATGGAGCCACTACTGGCGCTCTGCGATAGATATGGCGTGCCGATGTTAGAGGACGCGGCGGAGTCGCTAGGTGCCAAATATCGAGGGAGGCATTCCGGCACTTTTGGACGAATTGGTGTCTATTCATTCAATGGCAACAAGATCATTACGACCTCTGGCGGCGGTATGCTGGTTACTTCCGAGAAGGAGTTGGCTGATCGGGCCCGTTTTTTGGCAACGCAGGCCCGTGATCCCGCTCCGCACTACCAGCATAGTGTAATTGGCTACAACTATCGCATGAGCAATATTCTTGCCGGCGTCGGACGAGGGCAGCTAAAGGTGCTCGAAGAGCGCGTTCAAGCGCGTCGCAATATATTTCGGCGCTATGCCGAGGCATTCTCGAATGAGAGTTGGATCCAACTTATGCCTGAGCCCGAATGGAGTTTATCTACGCATTGGATTTCGGCAGCATGCCTCGTGCCAGACTCACGGATTACTGGCCAGCTACTTGTTCGGCATTTGTCAGATGAGTTTATTGAGGCACGTCCAGTTTGGAAACCGATGCATCTTCAACCCGTCTTTGCGCACTGTCCGTATTTTTCGCACGGGAATAGCTCCGTCTCAGACGACATCTTTGAGCGGGGGATTTGCCTTCCATCAGGTTCTAACCTCACCATGGAACAGGTTGACAGGGTCGCTGATGCTGTATTGAAGATTGGCAGACGTCTGGCGTAG
- a CDS encoding SDR family NAD(P)-dependent oxidoreductase: protein MRRLSHLTSRNYLIALHDLLATAAALFVAFYLRFEGGEGFYDRLPLLLRILPYFLAFSVVVFFIFNLTTTKWRFISLPDALNIIRVASVLTVALLALDYIFVAPNVRGAFFLGKVTIVLYWFLEISFLSALRMTYRYFRYTRVRRRARTTDAAPTLLIGRAADAEVLLRGIESGAIKRIWPVGVLSPSNADRGQSIRNVPVLGGIDDIEDVIADFAKRNKAIARVVMTPSAFEPEAHPESILMRARKLGVIVNRMPSLESGDTPRLTAVAVEDLLLRPSETIDYARLEALIKGKAVIVTGGGGSIGSEICERVVAFGAARLLIVENSEPALYAVTEALAARGAAAAIEGRIADIRDRERIMRLTAEFKPDIVFHAAALKHVPILERDWSEGVKTNIFGSINVADAAHNAGAEAMVMISTDKAIEPVSMLGLTKRFAEMYCQALDHDLAAGHGGPRPPMRLISVRFGNVLASNGSVVPKFKAQIDAGGPVTVTHPDMVRYFMTIREACDLVITAATHALGTQRPDVSVYVLNMGQPVKIVDLAERMIRLSGLQPGYDIEIVFTGMRPGERLHEILFASEEPTREIGVAGIMAAQPNEPPMQTLRKWITALEQAIARDDRATIRTILKDAVPEFGSTAA, encoded by the coding sequence ATGAGGCGTCTTTCGCATCTTACCTCGCGCAATTATCTGATCGCGCTCCACGACCTGCTGGCGACCGCGGCGGCGCTGTTCGTAGCGTTTTATCTGCGTTTCGAGGGCGGTGAGGGCTTCTACGACCGCTTGCCGCTGCTGTTGCGGATCCTGCCCTACTTCCTCGCCTTCAGCGTGGTCGTGTTCTTCATCTTCAACCTGACCACGACGAAATGGCGCTTCATCTCGCTGCCGGACGCGCTGAACATCATCCGCGTCGCGAGCGTGCTGACGGTTGCGCTCCTCGCGCTCGACTACATCTTCGTTGCCCCCAACGTTCGCGGCGCCTTCTTCCTCGGCAAGGTCACGATCGTCCTCTACTGGTTCCTTGAGATCTCCTTTCTCAGCGCCTTGCGCATGACCTATCGCTACTTCCGCTATACGCGGGTGCGACGCCGTGCCAGGACCACGGATGCTGCGCCGACGCTGCTGATCGGCCGTGCCGCGGACGCCGAGGTGCTTCTGCGCGGCATCGAAAGCGGCGCGATCAAGCGCATCTGGCCGGTCGGGGTGCTGTCGCCGTCGAACGCCGATCGCGGCCAGTCGATCCGCAACGTGCCGGTGCTGGGCGGCATCGACGACATCGAGGACGTCATCGCCGACTTCGCCAAGCGCAACAAGGCGATCGCACGAGTCGTCATGACGCCGTCGGCGTTCGAGCCGGAGGCTCATCCGGAATCGATCCTGATGCGGGCGCGCAAGCTCGGGGTGATCGTCAATCGCATGCCCTCGCTCGAGAGCGGCGATACGCCGCGGCTGACGGCCGTAGCGGTCGAGGACCTGCTGCTGCGCCCGAGCGAGACCATCGACTATGCGCGCCTCGAAGCCCTGATCAAGGGCAAGGCGGTGATCGTCACCGGCGGCGGCGGCTCGATCGGCTCCGAGATTTGCGAGCGTGTCGTCGCCTTCGGCGCCGCGCGCCTCCTGATCGTGGAAAATTCCGAGCCGGCGCTGTACGCGGTCACCGAGGCGCTCGCGGCGCGTGGCGCGGCTGCCGCGATCGAAGGCCGGATCGCCGACATCCGCGATCGCGAGCGCATCATGCGCCTGACGGCCGAGTTCAAGCCGGATATCGTGTTTCATGCCGCCGCCCTCAAGCATGTGCCGATCCTGGAGCGCGACTGGAGCGAGGGCGTCAAGACCAACATCTTCGGCTCGATCAACGTGGCCGATGCCGCGCACAATGCCGGCGCCGAAGCCATGGTGATGATCTCCACCGACAAGGCGATCGAGCCGGTGTCGATGCTCGGCCTGACCAAGCGCTTCGCCGAGATGTATTGCCAGGCGCTCGACCACGATCTTGCGGCGGGTCACGGCGGCCCCAGGCCGCCGATGCGGCTGATCTCGGTCCGGTTCGGCAATGTGCTGGCCTCGAACGGCTCGGTGGTGCCAAAATTCAAGGCCCAGATCGACGCCGGCGGCCCGGTGACGGTGACGCATCCCGACATGGTCCGCTACTTCATGACGATCCGCGAGGCCTGCGATCTCGTCATCACGGCGGCAACACACGCGCTCGGTACGCAGCGTCCGGACGTCTCGGTCTACGTGCTCAATATGGGCCAGCCGGTGAAGATCGTCGATCTCGCCGAGCGCATGATCCGCCTCTCCGGCCTGCAGCCCGGCTACGACATCGAGATCGTGTTCACCGGCATGCGGCCGGGTGAGCGCCTGCACGAGATCCTGTTCGCGTCCGAGGAGCCGACCCGCGAGATCGGCGTTGCCGGCATCATGGCCGCGCAGCCGAACGAGCCGCCGATGCAGACCCTGCGCAAATGGATCACGGCGCTCGAGCAGGCGATCGCGCGGGACGATCGGGCGACCATCAGGACCATCCTGAAGGATGCGGTCCCCGAATTCGGGTCGACCGCGGCCTGA
- a CDS encoding glycosyltransferase family 4 protein: MQSQGKIVVASQHYPPDPSTTAAIMAEIACRLAADHVVVVLSGSPGALPVAQTGPGKPRVVAVRNRMAEKAALVQRGLSELLFVLRTFFALMRELRRGDVVLTVTAPFMLPYAIAAAARLRGARSALIMHDLFPDVLVMAGLLKPGSIVARTMRAANGLMFRALNAVITIGRDAERPLLSYSGMTRNKIRFIPNWATLVPAPRPVTPDNPFRKSLAARFIVGLSGNLGFTHDPGIVFEAARLLKDEPDIHFLLSGWGIGFERLKQLQAALSLPNVSFVARVEDSELERFLAAANLWIIPYRKDVAGVSVPSRFYNVLAVGRPVVLVSEPQAEAALTVVENGLGWVVTPGRADQLAEAIRAASRSDDTGIAERAVKAASKFDRAVAMNAYAALADELLRNPDLREQR; this comes from the coding sequence ATGCAGTCTCAAGGCAAGATCGTGGTCGCGAGCCAGCATTACCCGCCGGATCCGAGCACGACCGCCGCGATCATGGCCGAGATCGCCTGCCGCCTCGCCGCCGACCACGTGGTGGTGGTGCTGTCGGGCTCGCCCGGCGCGCTGCCGGTTGCGCAGACCGGTCCGGGCAAGCCGCGCGTCGTTGCGGTCAGGAACCGGATGGCGGAAAAGGCGGCACTGGTGCAACGCGGCCTGTCTGAACTGCTGTTCGTGCTGCGCACTTTCTTCGCGCTGATGCGGGAGCTTCGGCGAGGTGACGTCGTGCTCACCGTCACCGCGCCGTTCATGCTGCCTTACGCGATCGCGGCGGCGGCAAGGCTCAGGGGCGCGCGCTCGGCGCTGATCATGCACGATCTTTTTCCGGACGTGCTGGTGATGGCCGGGCTGCTGAAGCCCGGTTCGATCGTGGCGAGGACGATGCGCGCCGCCAACGGCCTGATGTTCCGTGCGCTCAACGCCGTCATCACCATCGGCCGCGATGCCGAGCGGCCGCTGCTGAGCTATTCCGGCATGACGCGGAACAAGATCCGCTTCATCCCGAACTGGGCGACGCTCGTGCCGGCGCCGCGGCCGGTGACGCCGGACAATCCGTTCCGCAAGTCGCTCGCGGCCCGCTTCATTGTCGGCCTGTCCGGCAATCTCGGCTTCACCCATGATCCGGGGATCGTGTTCGAGGCGGCGCGCCTGCTCAAGGACGAGCCGGATATTCACTTCCTGCTCTCCGGCTGGGGCATCGGCTTCGAGCGGCTGAAGCAGTTGCAGGCGGCTTTGAGCCTGCCGAACGTTTCCTTCGTGGCGCGGGTCGAGGATTCCGAGCTCGAGCGGTTTCTCGCTGCCGCCAACCTCTGGATCATTCCGTACCGGAAGGACGTCGCGGGGGTGTCGGTGCCGAGCCGGTTCTATAATGTGCTGGCGGTCGGCCGTCCGGTCGTGCTGGTGTCCGAGCCGCAGGCCGAAGCCGCCTTGACAGTGGTCGAGAACGGGCTCGGCTGGGTGGTGACGCCGGGCCGCGCCGATCAGCTCGCCGAGGCCATCCGTGCCGCGTCCCGCTCTGACGACACCGGCATTGCGGAGCGTGCCGTGAAGGCGGCATCGAAGTTCGATCGGGCCGTCGCGATGAACGCCTATGCCGCGCTGGCCGACGAACTGCTGCGCAACCCGGACCTCAGGGAGCAACGATGA
- a CDS encoding NAD-dependent epimerase/dehydratase family protein produces MSENKPVVLVTGASGFVGRHVVPALMRAGWSVRRAVRNPEGLADEVVIETIGPDTDWQAALDGVDAVVHLAARVHHKHEEHAVQLYRDVNIAGTLHLARGAAAAGARQFIFISTVLVHGSSNEGRPPCTENDVLTPRGLYGMSKAAAEAGLKMLARDCAMKISVIRPPLVYGPGAKGNFASLRRAVELGLPLPFAAIRNQRAFLAVQNLSSFMLRRLADLDSASNFEIFLVADGEQVSTPEFIQRLARASGKTPRLFSVPPELLDSLLGLAGRQDSRDSLIGSLELNVSKAIATGWRPKVSLDEGLRLALSAQDA; encoded by the coding sequence ATGAGCGAGAACAAGCCGGTCGTGCTGGTGACGGGAGCGAGCGGCTTTGTCGGCCGTCACGTCGTGCCCGCGCTGATGCGTGCGGGATGGTCGGTGCGCCGCGCGGTCCGCAACCCGGAAGGCCTCGCCGACGAGGTCGTGATCGAGACGATCGGCCCCGACACCGATTGGCAGGCCGCGCTCGACGGCGTCGATGCCGTGGTCCATCTCGCCGCGCGCGTGCATCACAAGCATGAGGAGCATGCGGTCCAGCTCTACCGCGACGTCAACATCGCCGGCACGCTGCACCTGGCGCGCGGCGCCGCCGCGGCCGGCGCGCGCCAGTTCATCTTCATCAGCACGGTTCTCGTGCATGGCAGCAGCAATGAGGGCCGACCTCCCTGCACCGAGAACGACGTCCTCACGCCACGCGGGCTTTACGGCATGTCGAAGGCTGCGGCCGAGGCAGGGCTCAAAATGCTTGCGCGCGATTGCGCGATGAAGATTTCGGTGATTAGGCCGCCGCTCGTCTATGGTCCAGGTGCGAAGGGAAATTTTGCCTCGCTAAGGCGTGCGGTGGAGTTGGGTTTGCCACTCCCGTTCGCCGCAATCCGAAACCAGCGCGCCTTTCTGGCGGTGCAGAATCTCTCGTCATTCATGCTGCGCCGGCTTGCCGACCTCGACTCGGCGAGCAATTTCGAGATCTTTCTGGTGGCCGACGGGGAGCAGGTCTCGACCCCTGAATTCATCCAGCGGCTGGCCCGAGCCTCGGGCAAGACCCCGCGGCTCTTCAGCGTGCCGCCCGAACTGTTGGACTCGCTTCTTGGTCTCGCCGGACGGCAGGACTCGCGCGATAGCCTGATCGGCTCGCTTGAGCTCAACGTCTCAAAGGCGATCGCGACGGGATGGCGGCCCAAGGTATCGCTCGATGAAGGCTTGCGGCTCGCGCTGTCGGCTCAGGACGCCTGA
- a CDS encoding oligosaccharide flippase family protein, whose product MENAGIICSRTCRYLERNAPVIKASVIYLLTAAVTAGAPIVLLPFLTRILTPEEYGKLAMFSATVQLFGIATGLSTHGAVAMKYFDRDIIDFPRFVSSCLILLLASTALTLLATWIILEPLERLTRLPGTWLFIAVIFSASCFIVQVQLSIWQSSKSAAKFGALRAFQGTVELSSSVVLVFMLGLSWQGRVAGIVLGGLAASACALVSLFRGRWLRLPRDTSYMRNALRFGLPLLPHATGGMLIMFSDRLLITSLLNVSLTGIYLVASQLGMVLYLANDALNRAYSPLLIETLKHNDLHRDRNVVRLTYVYFAVLIFVALLFAAVVPTLLATLVGQKFQAAGSIFIFIAVGQAFSGMYLMVATYIFYAERTAYLAILTIIAGTLNLVITYWMISLHGLIGAAEGFLTTQILFFFGAWALAQRCRPMPWFSAIAFDATSYAKAATTGLAMFAYASIFIAPNKWVLSTKTTTVKQSESHYLVAASFAGNLELITKLLIEGADVDSSNEEGVTALIAASSSSHRAAVELLLSYGANPLLRTKEGYSAYDFAKNQSNGELANLLISRDGLR is encoded by the coding sequence ATGGAAAATGCGGGAATCATTTGTTCGCGCACTTGCCGGTATCTGGAGAGGAATGCCCCAGTCATCAAAGCGTCCGTAATTTATCTTTTGACTGCAGCTGTCACGGCCGGAGCTCCGATTGTTTTATTACCGTTTCTCACCCGCATATTGACACCAGAGGAATACGGCAAGCTGGCAATGTTTTCCGCCACCGTTCAGCTATTCGGCATCGCAACGGGATTGAGCACACACGGCGCAGTTGCGATGAAATATTTCGACCGCGACATCATAGATTTCCCGCGCTTTGTTTCATCTTGCCTGATCTTGTTGCTAGCGAGCACCGCTCTGACGCTACTCGCGACCTGGATCATTCTCGAGCCCCTCGAGCGCCTCACGAGACTTCCCGGCACTTGGCTATTCATTGCGGTCATTTTTTCCGCATCGTGCTTTATCGTCCAAGTTCAACTCTCAATTTGGCAGTCGAGCAAAAGCGCGGCCAAATTTGGGGCACTCCGAGCGTTCCAGGGGACAGTCGAATTGTCGTCGTCCGTTGTTTTGGTCTTCATGCTGGGATTGAGCTGGCAAGGCCGTGTTGCGGGTATTGTTCTTGGAGGCCTTGCAGCTTCAGCCTGCGCCTTAGTTTCACTCTTCCGCGGCCGCTGGCTACGTCTCCCCCGAGACACAAGCTATATGCGAAATGCTTTACGCTTTGGATTGCCACTCTTGCCACACGCAACGGGTGGAATGCTCATCATGTTTTCTGACCGCCTCCTAATTACAAGTCTTCTCAATGTTTCTTTGACCGGCATCTATTTGGTCGCGTCGCAGTTGGGAATGGTGCTATATCTCGCAAATGACGCGCTTAACCGCGCCTATTCTCCCCTTTTGATCGAGACGCTCAAGCACAACGACCTCCATCGCGACAGAAATGTCGTTCGGCTCACCTATGTCTACTTTGCAGTTCTAATCTTTGTCGCTCTCCTGTTTGCGGCAGTGGTGCCTACCCTATTAGCCACTCTGGTCGGTCAGAAATTTCAGGCTGCCGGCTCGATATTCATCTTCATTGCTGTCGGCCAAGCGTTCAGCGGTATGTATCTGATGGTTGCCACTTACATCTTCTACGCCGAGCGAACAGCCTACCTTGCTATTTTAACTATCATAGCCGGCACCCTGAACCTCGTGATCACCTATTGGATGATCAGTCTTCACGGGCTAATCGGCGCCGCTGAAGGGTTCCTGACAACCCAGATTCTCTTCTTTTTCGGTGCATGGGCCCTTGCGCAGCGCTGCCGACCAATGCCGTGGTTCAGCGCAATTGCGTTTGACGCGACTTCGTACGCTAAAGCAGCGACAACAGGGCTCGCAATGTTTGCATACGCGTCAATTTTCATCGCGCCAAATAAGTGGGTGCTCTCGACAAAGACAACGACGGTGAAGCAGAGCGAATCCCATTACTTGGTCGCCGCGTCGTTTGCAGGAAATCTCGAACTGATTACAAAACTTTTGATTGAAGGTGCCGATGTCGATTCGAGTAACGAGGAAGGGGTGACTGCGCTCATAGCCGCATCATCTTCATCGCACCGAGCCGCTGTTGAATTGCTGCTTTCGTATGGCGCAAACCCTCTCTTGAGAACGAAGGAAGGTTACAGCGCCTACGATTTTGCAAAGAACCAGTCAAACGGAGAACTGGCAAATCTGTTGATTTCACGAGACGGGCTTAGATGA